The region CAAAGAGGATCTGGAGAAGGAAGGCTACGGCGAGTACCGCGTGCTCTTCCAGCATGCTTAAGGCTGGAGATCCCGGCTTGCTTCAAGCTATAGCTTCCTATTTTGCATAACTTGCCTGTGGCCCGAATGTATGCTGTTTTTCACATATATTCGGGTCACTTGCCTGCGTACCTGTACAATGTATGTTGTTTTCCGCATACATTCGGGCCACACACCTGCGCATCAGCACAATGTATGCTGTTTTCCGCATACATTCGGGCCACACGCCCACGTTCGTGCACAATGTATGTTGTTTTCCGCATACATTCGGACCACACACCTACGTACGTGCACAATGTATGTTGTTTTCCGTATACATTCGGGCCATATAATTTCCTGAACAAAACAAAGCCTCCAGCCCGGAGTCACGGGTATGGAGGCTTTGTTCTACTTGTTTTACTTGTTCTGCTTATCCATATTCTCCTCTTCCGTTGCGGCTGGAACTACAGGTGCCGCTTCAGTATGAGGCTGCGGTTCCCGGTCCGGCAGCCGGTTGCCGCCTAGCCGCGCCTGTTCAAGATGCGCGGGTTGCCGCCGTTTGATGCTTTTCCGTAACCAGAGCACCAGCGCCACCACGACACCTGCTACCAGCAGGACGGGGAGTGCAGCCGCCAGTACAACAACAAGCCACTGGAACATCACAGACAACGCCTTCATGCTGCTCTTGAGCGCTTCGGAAGCTCGTTCACCAAGCGGCCCCTGGGCATTGGTCTTGGTAAGGGTAAGACTCTTCTCAGTCTGGTAGAGGCGAAGCTCGACTGTAGAGAACGATACGTTCTGATCGATATACCGCATTCTGCCCTTAATCTGTTCGATTTGCTCTTGGATTTCCCCAAGCTGGTTGGCGAACTGGACGAGATCGGCCGGTTTGGTCGCTTTTTTCATAAAATCAATATATTGTGCCTCCATCATTTGCTTCGCCTTAAGGCGTGACTCCAGGTCCACATATTCCTCCGACACATCCTGCCCCTGGATGCTTCTCTGGAGCTTCTCATGCTTAATCTTCTCCAGATTGTTCAGGAACGGAGAGAAGCCTGCCGCAGGCACTTTTAGGATAATGGTTCCGCCCTGTTCATATTCAGACATATTCTCTGAGAATTCGATAATGTAGCCTCCGGCCAGAGTAACCATATTCCGCACTTCAGTCTGCGCTGCCCCATAGTCGCTTACCTCCATATTGAGGTTCGCCTTGTAGATCAGCTTCTTGTTCAGCCCTGCTACCACATCGGTGCCGGTGAATCCGGCAGAAGCATCTGTCCCTTGCCCACTATCCATCTTGGGGAGTGCCGAATTTCCCCCGCCGCCCTTCACCGCAGCCTGACCATTGTCAGCCATTGCCGTGTTAGCTAGACTATCCTCCTTAGCCTCTACCGCAGCAGGCGCACTTTCCGCTGATCCGTCTGATGCTGCTTCATTTCTGAACGCGCTTTCTGAATTCGCTGCCGAATCTGAATTGCCACTCGACGCGCCGCATCCCGTCAGAACCACGGCTACAACCACTAGATACAATAAGTAATGCAGACCCCATTTTCGCATGCTCATTCCTCCATAAAGTGTAATTGTATACTGCTTACGGTGTTTCAGCTTAGTCGGAGTACGGCCATTATCTCTATCGGTCC is a window of Paenibacillus sp. FSL H3-0469 DNA encoding:
- a CDS encoding DUF4349 domain-containing protein, whose amino-acid sequence is MRKWGLHYLLYLVVVAVVLTGCGASSGNSDSAANSESAFRNEAASDGSAESAPAAVEAKEDSLANTAMADNGQAAVKGGGGNSALPKMDSGQGTDASAGFTGTDVVAGLNKKLIYKANLNMEVSDYGAAQTEVRNMVTLAGGYIIEFSENMSEYEQGGTIILKVPAAGFSPFLNNLEKIKHEKLQRSIQGQDVSEEYVDLESRLKAKQMMEAQYIDFMKKATKPADLVQFANQLGEIQEQIEQIKGRMRYIDQNVSFSTVELRLYQTEKSLTLTKTNAQGPLGERASEALKSSMKALSVMFQWLVVVLAAALPVLLVAGVVVALVLWLRKSIKRRQPAHLEQARLGGNRLPDREPQPHTEAAPVVPAATEEENMDKQNK